AAACGGCCCGCGCAGCACCTCGACGCGATCCGCGCCGGCGAGGTCGAAATGCGCCACCTGGCCTTGGCCGTCGGGCATGGTGGCGGGGATGCCGTCGGCGTACAGCCGCATGCCGCGCACGCCGAAACCGGCGCGGGCGCCGAAGCCGCGCGAGCTGATCTGCAGGTCCTGCGCGTAGTTGTTGCGGTTGGCCACCACCAGGCCGGGCACCGAGGCCAGCGCCTCCGACAGGTTGACCATCGGCCCGGCGCTGCGCAGCGCCTCGGCGCCGACCGCGTTGATGGCGTAGGGCGCGTCGACCAGCTTCTGCTCGCGGGTGCTGCCGGTGATGATCACCGGCTCGAGGCCGGCGCCGACTTGCGCCGATGCCGGCGCAGCAAGGGCGGCGAGCGCGCACAGGCAGGCCGCTGCCAGCGCCGAAGGACGCGAGGTGAAACAGGAGGTCGAAGCTGCAGTCATTGCGCGCGGTGCATGTTGGGTGGTTCGGCGGGCAGCGCCGTGCGGCGCCCGTCAGGTGTCCGATCTTGGGACGCCGAGGCCGCGCTCGCCAGTCGGAAGAAACCCGCCTGAAAGCGACATGACGCAGCCGGAACGGCACCGATTGCGCCAGGACGGGACAGTTGTCGCCCGACAGCGTGCCCGTGATGAAAAAACCGGCGCGCCTGGACTGCTGGCGGTTCCGCCCGCGTGCAGGCCTCAGGCGCCGAGGATCCAGCCTTCGAGCGGATCGACGGCCGCGGGCCAGCCGTAACCCGGCCGATCGGCCGCCCAGGCGGCCTGGATCAGGCACAGCACGGCGTCGAGCGCGTCGCCGCTGGCGTCGTCGAGCAAGGCCCGGCGCTGGTCGGCGTTGATGATCAGCCGCAGTGCCAGGCGGCTGCGGCCGGCCTCGATCGCGTCGACGATCTCGGCGCGGGCGGCCTGGCGATCGGGCGTCTGGCGGGCCGGATCGTCGCTCTTGTAGGAGCGCCGGCCGATCAGCTCGCGCGCCAGCAGGCCGGGGTAGGCCTCGAGCGCGATCCGTTGCGGATCGCCGGCGTGCAGGCCGGGCAGCTCGCAGCCGGCGGCCAGCAGCGCGGCGATGCCGGCGTGCAGCATGTAGGCCACCGGCGGATTGACCCATTTCATCGACGGCGACGAGCCCGCCGGCCGGTCGCAGGCGCGGTGGGCGAACTTGCCGCCAGCCGGGCGTGCGGCGCAGAAGGCCGCGAAGGTGTCGCGGATCTGTGCGCGGCTGAGCCGGGTGTAGTGCTGCATCAGCGCCGGCCAGTCGCGCGGCCAGCCGAGGGTCTCGACCAGTTCGCGCGGCAGGCCGAACGGCAGGTCGAAGCCGCCCAGCCACGGACCCGGCTCGGCCAGGATCGCGGCGAAGGCGCTTTCGTCGTTGCAGTGGCGCAGGCCGAGCAGGTGCAGTTCGCCGCCTTGCCGGTGCCCCTCGGCCACCACGATCGGCTTGCGGCGGGTCGGGCGGCTGCTGAAGTCGACGCCGCGCAGCAGCCGGCTGGACGGCTGGAGGTCGGCGCTGTGCGCGTTCATGCGCTGGGCGGCGGCACGTCCTGATGCGCCTCGACCAGCGTGCGCAGCATCTCCAGGAACCGCTCGCGGTCGGCCGCCGGCAGCGGCGCCACGATCTGCTGCTGCGCGGCCTGCACGGCCGGCAGCACGGCCTGCAGCAGCTGTTCGCCGTCGGGCGTGAGCGTGAGCAGGCGCACGCGCCGGTCGTGCGGTGCGTGGTTGCGCTGGATCAGGCCGCGGCGCTCGAGGCGGTCGATCACGCCGCCGATGGTCGAGGTGTCGAAACCGATGGTGGCCGCCAGCGTGCGCTGGTCGAGGCCGGGCTGTTCGTGGGTGGCGACCAGCGCGGCGAACTGCACCGGCGTGATGCCGAACTCGCTGGTCTGCGCCATGAACAGCGCCACGGCCGCCTGTTGCAGCCGGCGCAGGTGGTACCCCGGCTGGGCCGGCAGGAAGGGGTGCGGAACCGGTTCGGTCATCGTCGACAAGTGCGCGGGCGGCGGCTCAGCCGGCGCGGCCGACGATCGAGGCGGTGGCGATCAGCTCCTCGAGCATCGCCATCGAGGCCCGGCCGGACACGCAGAAGGGGTCGAGCAGCGGCTTCTCGCTGTACTTGAGCACCACCGACGGGTTGACACGCAGCAGGTTGACCTGGCCCATCGTCCAGCCGGAGAAACGGCGTTCGGCGATTTCCTCGAAGTGCAGCAGCGTGACCTGGTGGTGGCGCGGATCGGCGGCAATCTGGTTGTACAGGCGGTTGACGACCTCGCGCCCGCCCTCGAGCACCTGCATGAAGACGTCGCCGCCATGACACAGGATGCCGGTGATGCCCAGCGCCGGGTTCTTGGCGCGCGACTGCACCAGGATGGCGTCGATGAGCGCGTGATCGACCGCATCGGTGCGGCTCGCGTAAAGCAGACGTACAAGCATGGCGGGCTCCGGCTTCAGGTCTTCTTGTGTTGCAGCAGCGACAGGAATTCGCGGCGCAGGTTGGGGTCCTTCAGGAAGGAGCCGCGCATCACGCTGTTGATCATCTTCGAGTCCATGTCCTTGACGCCGCGCCAGCTCATGCAGAAGTGGTCGGCCTCCATCACCACCGCCAGGCCGTCGGGCTGCATCTTGTCCTGCAGCAGGTCGGCCACCTGGGTGACGGCTTCTTCCTGGATCTGCGGGCGGCTCATGATCCACTCGGCCAGCCGGGCGTACTTCGACAGGCCGATCAGGTTGGAGTGCTCGTTGGGCATCACGCCGATCCACAGCTTGCCGACGATCGGGCACAGGTGGTGCGAGCAGGCGCTGCGCACGGTCACCGGGCCGACGATCATCAGCTCGTTGAGGCGCTCGACGTTGGGGAACTCGGTCACCGGCGGCTGTTCGACGTAGCGGCCGCGGAAGACCTCCTTCAAGTACATCTTGGCGACGCGGCGGGCGGTGTCCTGGGTGTTGTGATCGCTCTCGGTGTCGATCACCAGGCTCGACAGCACCGCCGACATCTTGCCCGAGACCTCGTCGAGCAGGGCCTCGAGTTCACCCGGGCGGATGAACTCGGCGATGTTGTCGTTGGCGTGGAAACGTTGCCGGGCGGCCTTGATCCGTTCGCGGATGCGCACCGACACCGGCACGCCGGAGTCGTCCGTCTCTTGTACGGCGAGACCGCGTTCAGCGGCCAGGATGGGGAGCGAATGATGCGTCGTCATGGTCGTCACGGGTCGCACGGGCGACGCGGTGGCAGGGTTTGCTGAGCGGGCGGCCATGCTAGCAGCGGGGGCAATTCCGCTGTGCGGCGAGGTTGCCCGTGCGGCGGTCGGTGGCTCACGGTGCGGGCCACCGACCGCCAGACGCGGCGCCGCTGCGCGCGCGCCCTGGTGCTGTGGTCGCGACGCCAACCGGCCGCCCGGCCCGGGCCATGCAAAGCGACCGGACGTTGATTTTTCCGCGTGCCGCCCCCCTGCATACGCGGGGGGCGCGGCGGCTGTTCCGACGGCGGGGCGTCAGACTCCCAGGGCCAGATGCATGACGCTTGTTCCGCATCAATCGCAGGCACTCTCAAGAAGTGTTAGCCGGAGAAACCATGAAATCACGCCCGATGTCCCACCCTCAGTCGCCTCGCGAATCGCAACCGTTTCAGGGCGCGCGTCGGCGCGCCGGTGCGCCGGCCCACCGGGTCGCTTCGGCGGCGGAGGTCTGAACATGGCGCATGACCCCGCGGCACAACGCCGCCGAGCGGTCGTCGGAGCCTTGTCCGGCGTGCTCGACGAAGCCTCGCTGATGCAGGCGCTCTGGCTGGCCCAGGAGTCCCTGCGTGGCGAGCAGGTCTCGGACATCATCCGCTACATCGACGCGGTGGCCAGCCGCAACATGATCGATGCGGCCACCTGCCGGCGCCTCTACAACGAGCTCTACAAGCTGATGCGCGAGTCCGAGGATCGCCTGCCGCTCGACCCCTGGCCGGCGATGCAGGCCACCCGCGCACCGGCGCCTGCACCGGCCTATGCCCCCGCTTTTGCCCCGGCCTACGCACCGCGGGCGATGCCGGCCCCGCCGCCGGCTCAATGGCAGCCGCCGCCGATGGCCGCCCCGGCGCCGTACTACCCGGCCGCGCAGGTGCCGCCCGGCTATCCGGGCGCGGCGATGCCTCCTCCCGGGTACGCCCCGCCGGGCTATCCCGCGCCCGTCCCGATGTACGCCGAAGTGCCGGCTGCGCCGGCGGTGGCTGCACCGGTCGCACCGCCGGCGCCTGCGCCGATCGCCATCGAGCCGCCGGTGATCTTCGGCGCGGTGATGCGCGAGGTCGTGCGCGAGGTCTTCAGCTACCACCGCGAGGCGCTCGAGGAAGTGCAGCGCGACGCGCTGCGCTCGCTCGGTCGCTCGCGCGCCACGCCGGCCTTGCAGCAGCGCTTTCGCGAAGCCCTGGGCCGTGCCCGTCAGGACGACTGGCAGCTGCAAGGCAGCCACGGCGATCTGGCCGAGCTGTCGCGGGTGATGTTCGTCGCCCTGACCGAGGCCTTCGGCCGCGTCGGCGCCGACCAGATCCTGCAGCGCGCGCTCACGAAGGCCGAGGAACTGCCCGAAGCCCGCCAGTTCTCGCCCAAGCGCCTGCTTGCGGCGATGTGATCACCTGAACACCCGGCATCGACGCACCCGCGGCCGTGGCTGCCGCAGGGGCGCGCCGTGCCGGTTCCTGAAAACCTCGGGCCCGAGCCAAGCCTGATCCACAAACACAAAGGAGACCGAGCATGAGCGGTTTCGCAGACACCACCCAGGACGATTCCAGCAGCCCGATGACCTCCGAGGAGCGCAAGCTCATCTTCGCGTCGTCGTTGGGTACCGTGTTCGAGTGGTACGACTTCTACCTCTACGGTTCGCTGGCGGCCATCATCGCCAAGCAGTTCTTCGCCGGCCTGGACCCGACCTCGGCGTTCATCTTCGCGCTGCTGGCGTTTGCGGCCGGCTTCATCGTGCGGCCGTTCGGTGCCCTGTTCTTCGGCCGGCTCGGCGACATGATCGGGCGCAAGTACACCTTCCTGGTGACGATCCTGATCATGGGCGCGTCGACCTTCATCGTCGGCGTCCTGCCCAGCTACGCGTCGATCGGCGTCGCCGCTCCGGTGATCCTGATCATCCTGCGGCTGCTGCAGGGCCTGGCGCTCGGTGGCGAGTACGGTGGCGCGGCCACCTACGTGGCCGAACACTCGCCGCAAGGCAAGCGCGGCGCCTACACCGCCTGGATCCAGACCACGGCGACGCTCGGGCTGTTCATGTCGCTGATCGTCATCCTGACCATGCGCACGGTGGTGGGCGAGGCGGCGTTCGAGGACTGGGGCTGGCGCGTGCCGTTCGTGCTGTCGATCGTGCTGCTGGGCATCTCGGTGTGGATCCGCCTGTCGATGCAGGAGTCGCCCGCGTTCCTGAAGATGCAGGCCGAGGGCAAGATCTCCAAGGCGCCGCTGTCCGAGTGCTTCGGCGAGTGGAAGAACCTGCGCATCATCGTGCTGGCCCTGTTCGGCGTGGTGGCCGGGCAGGCGGTGGTCTGGTACACGGGCCAGTTCTACGCGCTGTTCTTCCTGACCAGCGTGCTCAAGGTCGAGCCGTCCACGGCCAACGTGCTGGTGGCGATCGCGCTGCTGATCGGCACGCCGTTCTTCGTCATCTTCGGCACCGTCTCCGATCGCATCGGCCGCAAGCCGATCATCATGGCCGGCCTGCTGCTGGCGGTCGTCACCTACTTCCCGCTCTTCAAGGCGCTGACGCAGGCGGCCAATCCGGATCTGGCACGGGCCCAGGCCTCGGCGCAGATCGTCGTCAAGGCGGACCCGGCGACCTGCTCGTTCCAGGGCAGTCCGATCGCCCGCGAGATCGACTTCACGTCGGCCTGCGATCTGGCCAAGCGTGCGCTGGCGCAAAGCTCGGCCAGCTACAGCAACGAAGCGCTGCCGGCCGGCGGCGAGACCGTGATCCTGATCGCCGACAAGCCCGTCGCCGTGCCCACCGGCCAGCTGGTGGCCGAAGGCAACCGCTTCACGCCCGAGAGCGCGCAGTCGATCTCCGCCTTCCGCAAGGAGCTGGCGGCGGCGATGACGGCGGCCGGATATCCCGACCGCGCCGACCCCGCCAAGATCAACAAGCTGGAGATCGTGCTGATCCTGCTGGTGCTGGTGATCTACGTGACGATGGTCTACGGCCCGATCGCGGCGATGCTGGTGGAGATGTTCCCGACCCGCATCCGCTACACCTCGATGAGCCTGCCGTACCACGTCGGCAACGGCTGGTTCGGCGGCCTGATGCCGACCATCGCGTTCGCGATGGTGGCGCAGAACGGCAACATCTATCACGGCCTCTGGTACCCGATCGCGATCGCGGGCATCACCTTCGTGATCGGCATGGTGTTCGTGCGCGAGACCAAGGACGTCGACATCTACGCCAAGTTCCTGTACTGGCACCCGAACCGTCTGCGCAAGTGACGTGAACTGATCGATCCAGGGGGCGCTCGCCAGCAGCGCCTCGAACGCCAGCGCGGGCCTGTCCACCACCCGCGCGCGGCGGCCGCCGCCGATCGGGCAGCGCTTCATGCGCTGCTATCCTCATATTCGACTCGCCGATTCGGCCATTTCCGGCATCTGGAGGACTCGCAACGATGTCGACTTTCCGTCTTTTCCTGATCACCGCCTGCAGCGTGCTGGCGCTTGCGCTGTTCCTGCTGGCCGGCGACAAGCTGTTGACGTTCCTGAACGTCGATCTGGTGGCGACGATGCTGCGCGCCAACCCGCTGGCGCGCCCGCTCGAGGCCAACGAGGCCGCAGCCATCGCAGAGGCGCGCCGCCTCGGGGCCGCCGGCGCACTGGTGCTGGCCTTCGCGATGGTGATCGGCTTCTACCACCTGATGCAGCGCGGTGATCCGCTGCGCGACGGCCAGCATCGGCTCGCGCAGTCGCTGCACGAGCAGGAACTGGTGCTGGTCTCGCACTACCGCGACCTGGGCGCGCAGCTCGCCCGCAGCCGCGACACCCTGGCATCGGACATGGGCGACATGGGCACCTCGACGCAGCACATGCGGGGCGCCCTCGAATTGCGTTTCGCGAGCGTCGAATCGTCGCTCAAGCGCATGGACGACACGCTGACGTCGCGCCTCGAGGGGCTGGCCGCGCAGGTCAGCCACACGCTGCAATCGTCGGACAGCAAGTGGATGTCGGATCAGGCGCAGGCCTCGCAGCACATCAACGAGCGTCTTCAGGCCATCGACCGGCAGATCGAACACCGCCTCGACGGCATCGAGAGCCAGTTGCGCAGTGGCGGCGAGGCGCTCGATGCGCGGTTCGAGGCGCTCGGCCGGTCGTTCCAGCTGCAGCGCATCGACACCTCGGCCGACGAGCTCGACCAGCAGGTGCTGGCGGTCCAGGCGCGCCTGGATCTGCTCGACGAGCGGCTCGAGTCGGTCGGTGCGCAGTGGCGCAGCGGCTCGGAGCAGATCGGACAGCAGCTCGGCAACATCGACATGCGCCTGGCCGAACTGCCGATGGAGGGCGCCTCGGATGCCGCCTTCTTCGATCAGGCGCAGATGCTCCAGGCCAATTTCGAGCAGCTCAGCCGCCGTGTCGAGAGCCTGGATGCCTGGTTGCGCAGCAGCGGCGAGCGGGTGGGCTCGCAGCTGACCGACCTGAGCCAGCGCATGGCGCAGGTGCAGTCGGTCAACAACTCGAACTTCGGCGACTTCAACACCC
This portion of the Leptothrix cholodnii SP-6 genome encodes:
- the folE gene encoding GTP cyclohydrolase I, whose translation is MTTHHSLPILAAERGLAVQETDDSGVPVSVRIRERIKAARQRFHANDNIAEFIRPGELEALLDEVSGKMSAVLSSLVIDTESDHNTQDTARRVAKMYLKEVFRGRYVEQPPVTEFPNVERLNELMIVGPVTVRSACSHHLCPIVGKLWIGVMPNEHSNLIGLSKYARLAEWIMSRPQIQEEAVTQVADLLQDKMQPDGLAVVMEADHFCMSWRGVKDMDSKMINSVMRGSFLKDPNLRREFLSLLQHKKT
- a CDS encoding MFS transporter, whose amino-acid sequence is MSGFADTTQDDSSSPMTSEERKLIFASSLGTVFEWYDFYLYGSLAAIIAKQFFAGLDPTSAFIFALLAFAAGFIVRPFGALFFGRLGDMIGRKYTFLVTILIMGASTFIVGVLPSYASIGVAAPVILIILRLLQGLALGGEYGGAATYVAEHSPQGKRGAYTAWIQTTATLGLFMSLIVILTMRTVVGEAAFEDWGWRVPFVLSIVLLGISVWIRLSMQESPAFLKMQAEGKISKAPLSECFGEWKNLRIIVLALFGVVAGQAVVWYTGQFYALFFLTSVLKVEPSTANVLVAIALLIGTPFFVIFGTVSDRIGRKPIIMAGLLLAVVTYFPLFKALTQAANPDLARAQASAQIVVKADPATCSFQGSPIAREIDFTSACDLAKRALAQSSASYSNEALPAGGETVILIADKPVAVPTGQLVAEGNRFTPESAQSISAFRKELAAAMTAAGYPDRADPAKINKLEIVLILLVLVIYVTMVYGPIAAMLVEMFPTRIRYTSMSLPYHVGNGWFGGLMPTIAFAMVAQNGNIYHGLWYPIAIAGITFVIGMVFVRETKDVDIYAKFLYWHPNRLRK
- a CDS encoding MarR family winged helix-turn-helix transcriptional regulator, yielding MTEPVPHPFLPAQPGYHLRRLQQAAVALFMAQTSEFGITPVQFAALVATHEQPGLDQRTLAATIGFDTSTIGGVIDRLERRGLIQRNHAPHDRRVRLLTLTPDGEQLLQAVLPAVQAAQQQIVAPLPAADRERFLEMLRTLVEAHQDVPPPSA
- a CDS encoding BLUF domain-containing protein, whose translation is MLVRLLYASRTDAVDHALIDAILVQSRAKNPALGITGILCHGGDVFMQVLEGGREVVNRLYNQIAADPRHHQVTLLHFEEIAERRFSGWTMGQVNLLRVNPSVVLKYSEKPLLDPFCVSGRASMAMLEELIATASIVGRAG
- a CDS encoding DUF429 domain-containing protein; translated protein: MNAHSADLQPSSRLLRGVDFSSRPTRRKPIVVAEGHRQGGELHLLGLRHCNDESAFAAILAEPGPWLGGFDLPFGLPRELVETLGWPRDWPALMQHYTRLSRAQIRDTFAAFCAARPAGGKFAHRACDRPAGSSPSMKWVNPPVAYMLHAGIAALLAAGCELPGLHAGDPQRIALEAYPGLLARELIGRRSYKSDDPARQTPDRQAARAEIVDAIEAGRSRLALRLIINADQRRALLDDASGDALDAVLCLIQAAWAADRPGYGWPAAVDPLEGWILGA